The following DNA comes from Bacteroidota bacterium.
TCTGCACAATGAGTTTAATGGCTTTTACTTCTCTTTCTTGTTGATTGGTATAAACCAGCGCAAATAACAAAGCCGCAGCCAACACTACCCATAGGGTAATGATTGCTATTTTTTTTATGACAGCTTTTGTTTTATCGCTTAAAAATTTCATTTAATTATTTCTGTAATATTTGTTTAACAGGCTCTACCAATAAATCTATATCGCCTGCTCCTAATGTTAAGAACACTTTTGGTTGTGTGTTTTTAATGGCATCTAATAATTCAGCACGTTCTACCAAATGCTTCTTGTTGGTCATTTTATCAAAAATAATTTTAGAGGTAACACCTGGTATTGGCAATTCTCTTGCCGGGTATATATCCAGCAAATAGGCTTCATCGGCTAATGATAAACTCTCTGCAAATCCATCCACAAAATCGCGGGTACGGGTAAACAAATGGGGTTGAAACACAACTACTATTTCATTTTGCGGAAACATGTTTTTTACAGATGAAATAATAGCTCTTAACTCTTCAGGATGGTGTGCGTAATCATCGATAAATATTTGATTGGTATTTTTGATAATGTATTCAAACCTGCGTTTAACTCCTTTAAAATTTAGCAAAGCGGAGCGTAATTCCTCTTCGGTAACACCGCTTAAAAGACAAGCTGCTGATGCCGCTACTGCATTTTCTACATTATGTAAACCGGGAATACCTAATTGTAAATTAGCAATGGTATTGCCTTTAAACACTAAATCGAAAGTATAATCGCCATTATTAATGTTTATGTTTTTAGCATATACATCGGCTTCGGAATGGATTGAATAGGTAAGGTAGTTAACACTTAACTCTTTTATTAAATCCAACTCCTTTTTTATAATAAGCACCCCGCCTTCAACCAATCTGTTGCTATAAGCTAAGAATGATTTTTTCAACTCATTGTGCTCGCCATAAATATCTAAATGGTCGGCATCGGTTGAGGTAATAATACCAATGGTTGGATGTAAGGTAAGGAATGACCTGTCAAACTCATCGGCTTCCACCACCATAATATTATCTGCCAATGTTGTTTTGGACAATAACAAATTGGTGTGGTAGTTGGTTGAAATACCACCTAAAAAGGCATTGCAATCAACGGTACTTTGTTTAAGTATATGTGCCAGTAAGGTTGATGTGGTTGTTTTACCATGTGTACCTGCGACACCAATGGTTTTATGTGTTTCGCTTATAATGCCTAGTACTTGTGAACGTTTAAGTATAGTAAAACCATTGTCTTTTAAATAAGCCCATTCTTTATGGTCTTTGGGAATAGCGGGTGTTAAAACTACCAAGCAAGTATCGGTTGATAGTTGATAGTCTTTTATAATAATATCACCTAAATCTTCAAAATGAATATGAATTCCTTCTTTGATTAATTCGTTGGTTAAAGCGGTAGGTGTTTTATCGTACCCCATTACTTTAATCCCTAAATGATTAAAATAACGTGCAATAGCACTCATGCCAATGCCGCCAATACCCAAAAAGTAAGCTGTTTTTACTTGTGCTAAATTCATGTTTACTTATTTTTTAATCATTTGTACTATTTCGTCCACTATTAATTCGGCTGCATTTGGAATAACAAAAGTGCTTATGTTTTTTACTAGATCTGCTTGCTTGTTTGAATCGTTTATAAGACTTAGTGTTTCTGTAATTAATTGTTTTCTGGCGTCTATGTCCTTTACCAAAACTGCTGCGTTTTTATTGACCAAAGCCATCGCATTTTTTGTTTGGTGGTCCTCGGCCACATTTGGCGATGGCACCAAAATAACGGGCTTGGCTACTTGCGCCAACTCTGCAATTGACAATGCGCCAGCTCTTGAAATAACTATATCGGCAGCAGCATAAGCTAAATCCATTTCATAAATGAATTGTTGTACATTGAATGTTACCCCTGAAATTGATTCTGCTTTGGTAAAGCTTTTACCTGTTTGCCAAATTAAATTGATATTGGCTTCTTTTAGCTTTTCTATTCCTTCAAAAATACTTTCGTTGATGGTTCTAGCTCCTAAACTTCCACCTATTACCAATACTGTTTTTTTTGTTGTATCTAACTTAAAAAAGTCAATGGCTTGTGCTCTTTTATTGGATACATCCAATAAATCTTGACGAATAGGATTACCTGTTTTTATTAATTTATTGGCAGGGAAAAATTTGTCCATATTATCATAAGCCACACAAATTTTCCGTACCCTGTCTTTTAAAATTTTATTGGTAATACCTGCATATGAATTTTGTTCATGAATGAGGGTAGGTAAGTTTTTAATTGTAGCTGCATATAACATAGCACTACTGGCAAAACCCCCAAAACCAATCACGGCATCTGGTTTAAACTTTCTTATAATACTTAGCGACTTCCATAAACTCGATACCACTTTAAATGGAAACAATATATTTTTATAGGTTATTCTTCTTTGTAAACCACTTATCCAAAGTCCTTCTATTTTATAACCGGCTTTTGGCACTTTTTCCATTTCCATTCTATCGCTGGCACCCACAAATAAAAACTCCACTTCGTGGTTTAGTCTTTTTTCTAATGCTTGCGCAACGGCTATGGCAGGGTATATATGACCTCCTGTTCCTCCTGCACTTATAATAATTTTTAATTTATTTCCCATCATGTACTGAATCGTTTCTATGATTATGTAGTAATAAAATTATTGTTTTTCGAATCTGTTTGTTCGTTCTTTTCTTCTATGTTTTCTGCTTCAATATGCCTGCTTACACTCATAATTAAACCCAGTGTAGTAAAGGTAAATAACAAGGATGTTCCTCCTTTACTTACTAAAGGAAGTGTTAAACCTGTAACGGGAAATAAATTTACCGCTACAGCCATATTGATGAGTGCTTGTAATACGAGTTGGAATGTTAAACCAACAGCAATGAGTGCTCCAAAAGCCTTGGGCGCCTTTTGAATAATATTGACTGTCCTGTACATAAACCACAGGTAAAGCAACAGCATGACTATACCTAAAATTAGTCCATACTCTTCTATAATAATGGCATAAATAAAATCGGCATAAGCTTCGGGTAAAAAGTTTCTTTCGCTACTTTGCCCCGGGCCTTTGCCAAATATACCGCCTGTGGCTATAGCCATTTTAGCATGATCAACCTGTAAGGTATTATCTTCTTTATCAATTGGTGGATTTACAAAACTATGTATACGGGCTTGCCAGGTATCCATCCTGCCCATTTTTGAGAGTATTTCGGTAGGTGCAAAATAGAGTGTAAAGCCAAATACCAAGCCTACAAATGCATAAACTGCACCAATAGCTAATAAGTGTTTTACTTTTACTCTGCCTAAAAACATAACCAAAAAGCAGGTGGTAAATAGAATGGCTGCTGTACTTAAATTATCTTTACCAATAAGCAAACAGGTAATTGTTATATGCCCTAATAATGGTAAAATTACTTTCTTAAAATTATCTAATTCGTCTTTGTGTTTCGCCAAGGTTCGAATGGTATATAAAAGGATAGCTACTTTGGAAAAATCGGATGATTGAAAAGTAAATACACCAAATGACAACCACCTTTTAGCGCCATTAATGGTAACACCAAATAACAATGTGGCAATGAGTAATGCATAGGATATATAAAGTAAGAACCTTGCTATACCCATAAAATTTTTATAATGTATGGTATGTATGTAAAGCATAATAGCAAAACCAATTGCTATATAAAAACCATGTTGAAAAAGATAAAACATGGCACTGCTTTTATTTTTATAAGCCAACCAACTTACAGAGCTGTATACAGCCAATAATCCCCATAATGATAATATGAGGATAATGAACCACATGGCTTTGTCGCCTTTGGGTTTAAGAAATTGTGCTAAATCCATGGTGTGTTTTTAATAAATATCAAGGCAATTATTGCAAGCTAATTACCTTGAATATTTATTGATTGTTTTTACAAGTTTCTTACTGCGGCTTTAAATAATCTTCCGCGTTCTTCATAGTTTTTAAATAAATCAAACGAAGCGCAAGCCGGTGATAACAATACACACTCGCTTGTTTTTGCAAATTTGAATGCTACTTGCACTGCTTCTTGTGCACTTGATGTATTGATGATTAAATCAACATCTTTACCAAATGCTGCATGTATTTTTGAGTTATCAACTCCCATGCAAACAATAATGCGTACTTTCTCTTTTACCAGTTCATTCAGCATAGTATAATCGTTACCTTTATCGGTACCACCAGCAATCCAAATAGTAGGTTTTTCCATGCTTTCTAAAGCAAACCAGGCTGCATTTACATTAGTAGCTTTTGAGTCGTTAATAAAATCAACTCCACGCACTGTAGCTACTTTCTCCAGTCGGTGTTCAACATTTTTAAAATCCATCAGCGCTTCGCGAATGGTTTCATTTTTAATTTCAAGAGCCTGACCAACAATGGCCGCGGCTAGTGAATTGTAAGCATTGTGCCTACCTTTAAGTGCAAGTTGAGAAATTAACATAGTATAAGGATTTAATTGATTTTGTTTGATTCGCACAGTAATAGTTCCATCCATTGCGGTTCCACCAATTGCAAGATTTTGGTTTAACGAGAATGGAACTACCTGCGCTTTTATATTTATTTTTTTCAAGTTTTCTAAGGTTATTTCATCATCGGCACAATACAAAAAGTAGTCGCTGGTAGTTTGGTTTTGCAAGATTTTAAACTTAGCGTCTACATAGTTTTGTAACTGGTATTGATACCTGTCTAAATGGTCGGGTGTAATATTAGTTAGTATGGCTATGTTGGCTCTGAAAGCATACATATCATCTAACTGAAAACTACTTATTTCTAATACAAAATAATCGTACTCTTTTCCGGCTACTAAGCGTGCAAAGCTTACTCCAATATTGCCTCCACAGGCTACATTTAATCCTGCTTTTTGCAGTAAATGATACACCAATGAAGTGGTGGTAGTTTTACCATTGGTTCCTGTAATGGCAATTATGTAAGCATTGGTATAACGGGCTGCAAATTCTATTTCGCTGATGATTGGAATTTGTAATGTTCTGATTTTTTGAACTAGTTCATTTTTTTCAGGTATACCCGGGCTTTTTATAATTTCACTCGCATTCAGTATTAAACTTTCGGTATGTTGTAACTCTTCAAAAGCAATAGCATGTAGCTGCAATTCCTCTTTGTAATTTTGAGGAATAGCACCCTTGTCAGACACAAACACCTCAAAGCCCTTTTGTTTGGCTAAGATAGCTGCGCCTGTTCCGCTTTCACCGCTTCCGAGTATAACTATTCGTTTCATTTTTTCTTTTTGCTACTGGCTCCCGATAGCTATCGGGATAGCATTCGGTTGTTGTTGTTATTCTTTTTAAAAGACGTTGCATGCAACGTCTCTACGTTTGGTGTTATCTTACTTTTAAGGTTATAATGGTTATAATGGCTAACATGATTCCTATAATCCAAAAGCGGGTTACAATTTTTGATTCATGAAAACCTAATTTTTGATAATGGTGATGCAGAGGTGACATTTTAAATAATCTGTTGGCTCTGGCAAATTCAATTCCGTGCTTGCGTTTTTGGTATTTGAAGTAATACACTTGTAGTATTACTGATAAATTTTCAATTAGGAATACGCCACATAGAATTGGAATCAATAATTCTTTACGAACCATAATAGCAAATACGGCTATAATACCTCCCAGTGAAAGGGAGCCTGTATCACCCATAAAAACCTGTGCAGGAAAAGCATTGTACCATAAAAAACCAACACAAGCTCCAACTAGCGCTCCACCAAAAATTACCATTTCGCCCAAGTTTGGTATATACATTACTCCGAGGTATTCGGAGAAAACTAAGTTACCACTTATGTAGGCAAAAATACTTAGTACTAATGCTATAATAGCCGATGTGCCTGCGGCCAGCCCGTCTATACCATCGGTTATATTGGCACCGTTTGATACGGCTGTAATGATAAAGGTAACAACGACTAAAAATATCAGGTAATTGTATTTTTCAAAACCTTCCCAAATCCAGCTTAACAGATATTTGTAATCAAACTCAGTTGCTTTGAAAAAAGGGATAGTGGTAGTAGTTGCTTTCTCATCGTGTACATATAAAATTTGTCCATCAATAACTGTTTGTTGTAAGTTATTGGCTTGTATAAACTCCATACTTACGTCTTGTGGCTTGTAAAAATCTTTTGTTTTTACATGTTGGTTATAATACAAGGTAGTGGCTACTATTACACTAATTCCTACCTGACCAACTATTTTAAAACGTCCTGCTAAACCTTCTTTGTTCTTTTTAAATACTTTTATATAATCATCTAAAAAACCTACTGCACCTAGCCATAAGGTAGTAACTACTGATAAAATTATATATACATTATTGACACGTGCAAATAATAAGGTGGGCAATAAAATAGCCGCCAATATAATAAGTCCACCCATGGTAGGTGTGCCTACTTTTTGTTTCTCACCTGCTAATCCTAAGTCGCGTATTTCGTCAGCTACTTGTAAATTGCGCAGTTTTGCTATCAGGTTTTTACCAAATATCATAGAGATAGTTAATGATAAAATAATAGCCATAGCAGCCCTGAACGAAATGTACTGAAACACGCCTGCTCCCGGGAAGTTAAATGCTTTGTTTAAATAGTCGAATAAGTAGTATAACATAATAGGTAATGGTTATTGTATAAATGCTATTTTTAAATTTTATTGGTTAAATAATTGAAAAACTTCTGCTAACACTTCTTTGTCGTCAAAGTGATGTTTTACTCCGTTTATCTCCTGGTAATTTTCATGTCCTTTGCCTGCTACTAAAATGATATCGCCTTTATTGGCCATACTCACGGCTGTTTTAATAGCTTCTCTCCTATCGGTAATGCGTAATGTTTTTTTATAATGAATAGGCTCCACTCCTTTTTGCATTTCATCCAAAATGGTTTCCGGATTTTCGTTGCGTGGATTATCAGCCGTAAAAATTACTTTAGTGCTTAATGCGGTGGCTACTTGTGCCATTATTGGTCGTTTTGCAGCATCTCTGTTTCCACCACAACCCACAACGGTTATCAATTGTTCGTTAGTGCTTCTTATACTGTTAATGGTATCCAATATATTTTTCAATGCATCGGGCGTATGCGCATAATCAACAATGGCAATTAGTCCACCTGGCGACTGCATAAAATCAAAGCGGCCATTGACTGCATTCAGGTTTGATAAATGGGTAATGATTTCCAATTTGTCTTTACCTAATAAGAAGGCTGCACCATAAACGGCTAATAAATTGTAGGCATTAAACTGGCCTACTAACTTAAACCAAGCTTCATCGCCATTGATATTTACCAGCATACCGCTAAAGTCGGCTTCAATTACTTTGGCTTTAAAATCGGCCATTGAATTTAACGAATAGGTATAGCGTGCTGCTTTTGTATTTTGAAGCATTACTGCCCCATTCTTATCGTCTTTATTGGTTAACGCAAAGGCATCATCATTGATGGTATCAAACAATTTTTTCTTTGCCTTAATATAGTTATCAAATGTTACATGGTAGTCTAAATGGTCATGTGTAATATTGGTAAATATGGCTCCGGCAAAATGCAAACCTGTTATTCGGTGTTGATCTATGGCATGTGAACTGGCTTCCATAAAGCAGTATTCACAGCCTTCTTCTACCATTTGGTTTAACAACTCGTTTATTTTAATGGCATCAGGGGTAGTATGTGTACTTGGTATGATGTCTTCGTTTATCTGGTTTTGCACTGTTGATAATAAACCAACGTGGTGGTCAAACGAACGAAACAATTTAAATAACAAGGTAGCTACTGTTGTTTTGCCGTTGGTGCCTGTTACGGCTACTAACTTTAATTTTTGTGAAGGATACTCGTACCAGCAAGCTGCCATGTTAGCCATTGCCACACTGGTATTGCTTACCTGAACGTAACAAACATTTTCGTTTAATACATCTGGTAATATTTCGCATACTATACAAGTGGCTCCTTTGTCAATTACATCTGCTATAAATTTATGACCATCAACCTGAGTACCTTTTACAGCAAAAAACACTGCACCATTGCTTACGTTTCTTGAATCGTAAGTAAGTAATGATACTTCCATTTGCATGTTACCATGTACTGAAATTGTTTCTGTTGCTTGTATTAAGTCTTCTAATTTTACTGTCATCGATTTTATCCTAAAATTAAATTTACTTTTGACCCTTTATTGTAATTGGAACCTGCTTTTACTGATTGATATTTTACTTTACCTAATCCTTTAATGGAAACTTTCATGCCTTTATTTTCTAAAAGAAACAAAGCATCTTTTGCAGTCATTCCTTTTACATCGGGCATTTGTTTGTTTACATGTTTAATAGGCTGCATAGCCAACGAGTTGTCTTGCTTTACCAAATTCATCCAGTTGGTTTCGTACTCGCTTATGGAGTCGTTATGTACATGCGATGAAATACCAACTTCATTTAAAACAGACGTAACTTCTACCTTATGCGCTTTGTATATTTCAGGCAAATCGGTTGATGCCACAGGATAAATTTCTGCTACGTCTTTGTGAATTTGTGTAGAGGTAGCATATATTTTATTGGCTAAATCTTTAAATACGGGTAATGCTAACTGGGCTCCATAAATCATACTTCCCTGCGGACGAATAATAACTACGTAGCAACTGTACTTTGGCTTATCGGCAGGAAAATAACCACACCACGAAGCACGGTATACTTTGGCTCCACCCTGATAATAATCTTCGCCACGTTGTATAATAGCTGTTCCTGTTTTGCCCGCAAAGGTGTATGGCAGCTTCGCATTTTCTTTGTTAAACGCTGTACCATGTTTCACCACTCCTTCCATCATTTTGCGCAATTGTTTCGCTACACTTGGTTTGCATATTTGTTCGTTTAACACTACGGGATTAAATGATTGAACAACATGGCCTGATTTCAATATTTTTTTAACCAATAAGGGTTTAACCATTTTGCCATTATTAGCTACCGCATTGTAAACGGTTAGCATTTGTAATGGCGTTAATGAAATACCGTATCCTCTGCTTACTGCCGACAAATCACTTTTACTCCAATACTTACTTTTTGGGGTAAGGTACTTAGGGGGTAAGGCACCATGTATTTGTAAATCTAAATTGGCATTTAAACCTATCTTATCTAAATACGCGTAATGTTCTGATGGCTTTCTATCATAATATCTTACTATCTGTTTTGCAAAGGCCACGTTTGATGATTGCTCAAATGCCTGTTGCATATTTAACTCCATATAACTATGTGAGTCTTCTACAGGTTGTCCGTATATCATCGCTCTGCCACCTTCTACATTTACTATATCGTTTGGTTTGGCATAACCGTTATCTAACAAACTCATCATCGTTACGAGTTTAAAAGTAGAGCCCGGTTGTACTCTTAAACCAATGGCATCGTTGAATCTTTCTTCGTAAGTACCATCTTTCATGCGGGTTAAATTGGCTATTGCTTTTACCTCACCTGTTTCTACTTCCATTAATATAGCCGTGCCACGCATTGCCATATTTTGTTGCAATACTTTTAACAATGATTGTTGCGCTACATCCTGTAAATTGATGTCGATGGTTGAAATGATATCGCAACCGTTTTCTGCATCTACTTTGTTTTCATTGTTAATAGGAATATATACGCCACCGCTCACGCGTTGTTTCATCTGCAAGCCGGCAGTGCCTTTTAAATAATCATCGTAAAAGCCTTCTAAACCTACATATTTATCGGCATTGGCATTCACAAAACCAATGGTTCTGAAAGCCAGTGTTTGAAATGGTTTTACACGGGTGCTTCTAGGTTCTAATATTAAACCTCCTGTTACACGGCCAATTTTAAACAATGGAAATTGTTTAACGCGTAACATTTGTTGGTGTGTAATACGTTTCTTTAATGTAAAATAACCTATCTCCT
Coding sequences within:
- the murC gene encoding UDP-N-acetylmuramate--L-alanine ligase; translated protein: MNLAQVKTAYFLGIGGIGMSAIARYFNHLGIKVMGYDKTPTALTNELIKEGIHIHFEDLGDIIIKDYQLSTDTCLVVLTPAIPKDHKEWAYLKDNGFTILKRSQVLGIISETHKTIGVAGTHGKTTTSTLLAHILKQSTVDCNAFLGGISTNYHTNLLLSKTTLADNIMVVEADEFDRSFLTLHPTIGIITSTDADHLDIYGEHNELKKSFLAYSNRLVEGGVLIIKKELDLIKELSVNYLTYSIHSEADVYAKNININNGDYTFDLVFKGNTIANLQLGIPGLHNVENAVAASAACLLSGVTEEELRSALLNFKGVKRRFEYIIKNTNQIFIDDYAHHPEELRAIISSVKNMFPQNEIVVVFQPHLFTRTRDFVDGFAESLSLADEAYLLDIYPARELPIPGVTSKIIFDKMTNKKHLVERAELLDAIKNTQPKVFLTLGAGDIDLLVEPVKQILQK
- the murG gene encoding undecaprenyldiphospho-muramoylpentapeptide beta-N-acetylglucosaminyltransferase, with product MMGNKLKIIISAGGTGGHIYPAIAVAQALEKRLNHEVEFLFVGASDRMEMEKVPKAGYKIEGLWISGLQRRITYKNILFPFKVVSSLWKSLSIIRKFKPDAVIGFGGFASSAMLYAATIKNLPTLIHEQNSYAGITNKILKDRVRKICVAYDNMDKFFPANKLIKTGNPIRQDLLDVSNKRAQAIDFFKLDTTKKTVLVIGGSLGARTINESIFEGIEKLKEANINLIWQTGKSFTKAESISGVTFNVQQFIYEMDLAYAAADIVISRAGALSIAELAQVAKPVILVPSPNVAEDHQTKNAMALVNKNAAVLVKDIDARKQLITETLSLINDSNKQADLVKNISTFVIPNAAELIVDEIVQMIKK
- a CDS encoding putative peptidoglycan glycosyltransferase FtsW; its protein translation is MDLAQFLKPKGDKAMWFIILILSLWGLLAVYSSVSWLAYKNKSSAMFYLFQHGFYIAIGFAIMLYIHTIHYKNFMGIARFLLYISYALLIATLLFGVTINGAKRWLSFGVFTFQSSDFSKVAILLYTIRTLAKHKDELDNFKKVILPLLGHITITCLLIGKDNLSTAAILFTTCFLVMFLGRVKVKHLLAIGAVYAFVGLVFGFTLYFAPTEILSKMGRMDTWQARIHSFVNPPIDKEDNTLQVDHAKMAIATGGIFGKGPGQSSERNFLPEAYADFIYAIIIEEYGLILGIVMLLLYLWFMYRTVNIIQKAPKAFGALIAVGLTFQLVLQALINMAVAVNLFPVTGLTLPLVSKGGTSLLFTFTTLGLIMSVSRHIEAENIEEKNEQTDSKNNNFITT
- the murD gene encoding UDP-N-acetylmuramoyl-L-alanine--D-glutamate ligase produces the protein MKRIVILGSGESGTGAAILAKQKGFEVFVSDKGAIPQNYKEELQLHAIAFEELQHTESLILNASEIIKSPGIPEKNELVQKIRTLQIPIISEIEFAARYTNAYIIAITGTNGKTTTTSLVYHLLQKAGLNVACGGNIGVSFARLVAGKEYDYFVLEISSFQLDDMYAFRANIAILTNITPDHLDRYQYQLQNYVDAKFKILQNQTTSDYFLYCADDEITLENLKKINIKAQVVPFSLNQNLAIGGTAMDGTITVRIKQNQLNPYTMLISQLALKGRHNAYNSLAAAIVGQALEIKNETIREALMDFKNVEHRLEKVATVRGVDFINDSKATNVNAAWFALESMEKPTIWIAGGTDKGNDYTMLNELVKEKVRIIVCMGVDNSKIHAAFGKDVDLIINTSSAQEAVQVAFKFAKTSECVLLSPACASFDLFKNYEERGRLFKAAVRNL
- the mraY gene encoding phospho-N-acetylmuramoyl-pentapeptide-transferase translates to MLYYLFDYLNKAFNFPGAGVFQYISFRAAMAIILSLTISMIFGKNLIAKLRNLQVADEIRDLGLAGEKQKVGTPTMGGLIILAAILLPTLLFARVNNVYIILSVVTTLWLGAVGFLDDYIKVFKKNKEGLAGRFKIVGQVGISVIVATTLYYNQHVKTKDFYKPQDVSMEFIQANNLQQTVIDGQILYVHDEKATTTTIPFFKATEFDYKYLLSWIWEGFEKYNYLIFLVVVTFIITAVSNGANITDGIDGLAAGTSAIIALVLSIFAYISGNLVFSEYLGVMYIPNLGEMVIFGGALVGACVGFLWYNAFPAQVFMGDTGSLSLGGIIAVFAIMVRKELLIPILCGVFLIENLSVILQVYYFKYQKRKHGIEFARANRLFKMSPLHHHYQKLGFHESKIVTRFWIIGIMLAIITIITLKVR
- a CDS encoding UDP-N-acetylmuramoyl-L-alanyl-D-glutamate--2,6-diaminopimelate ligase, whose product is MTVKLEDLIQATETISVHGNMQMEVSLLTYDSRNVSNGAVFFAVKGTQVDGHKFIADVIDKGATCIVCEILPDVLNENVCYVQVSNTSVAMANMAACWYEYPSQKLKLVAVTGTNGKTTVATLLFKLFRSFDHHVGLLSTVQNQINEDIIPSTHTTPDAIKINELLNQMVEEGCEYCFMEASSHAIDQHRITGLHFAGAIFTNITHDHLDYHVTFDNYIKAKKKLFDTINDDAFALTNKDDKNGAVMLQNTKAARYTYSLNSMADFKAKVIEADFSGMLVNINGDEAWFKLVGQFNAYNLLAVYGAAFLLGKDKLEIITHLSNLNAVNGRFDFMQSPGGLIAIVDYAHTPDALKNILDTINSIRSTNEQLITVVGCGGNRDAAKRPIMAQVATALSTKVIFTADNPRNENPETILDEMQKGVEPIHYKKTLRITDRREAIKTAVSMANKGDIILVAGKGHENYQEINGVKHHFDDKEVLAEVFQLFNQ
- a CDS encoding penicillin-binding protein: MAINARKAILIRTLTIFGLMCILACAIFFSLYKLQFVEKNKWQAKARKFSVKQEAIEPLRGNIFDCNGALLSTSLPIYDMIVDATAPSFAKKDTFDKYCDSLSYYLSQEFKDRSAGEYKSLLKNLRKEEIGYFTLKKRITHQQMLRVKQFPLFKIGRVTGGLILEPRSTRVKPFQTLAFRTIGFVNANADKYVGLEGFYDDYLKGTAGLQMKQRVSGGVYIPINNENKVDAENGCDIISTIDINLQDVAQQSLLKVLQQNMAMRGTAILMEVETGEVKAIANLTRMKDGTYEERFNDAIGLRVQPGSTFKLVTMMSLLDNGYAKPNDIVNVEGGRAMIYGQPVEDSHSYMELNMQQAFEQSSNVAFAKQIVRYYDRKPSEHYAYLDKIGLNANLDLQIHGALPPKYLTPKSKYWSKSDLSAVSRGYGISLTPLQMLTVYNAVANNGKMVKPLLVKKILKSGHVVQSFNPVVLNEQICKPSVAKQLRKMMEGVVKHGTAFNKENAKLPYTFAGKTGTAIIQRGEDYYQGGAKVYRASWCGYFPADKPKYSCYVVIIRPQGSMIYGAQLALPVFKDLANKIYATSTQIHKDVAEIYPVASTDLPEIYKAHKVEVTSVLNEVGISSHVHNDSISEYETNWMNLVKQDNSLAMQPIKHVNKQMPDVKGMTAKDALFLLENKGMKVSIKGLGKVKYQSVKAGSNYNKGSKVNLILG